In the Malania oleifera isolate guangnan ecotype guangnan chromosome 1, ASM2987363v1, whole genome shotgun sequence genome, one interval contains:
- the LOC131147763 gene encoding uncharacterized protein LOC131147763 — protein sequence MNPLEFSGGADPTVAENWMQEIEKILTVLHYTDEKRVLYTTYKLIGEAKRWWVATRLLEEQRPIPVVMTWSRFREVFFNRYFPATVKEAKYAAKFVELICFAPYIIPDEVKKAKMFERGLRREIYKQVAVLKLQDFSKLVDRAIVVEKSEQKDMGAPSQRKKPTPPGF from the exons atgaatcctctgGAGTTCTCAGGAGGAGCTGACCCTACAGTGGCtgaaaattggatgcaagagattgagaaaattcTGACGGTACTCCACTATACGGATGAGAAGAGGGTTCTCTATActacctataaactgataggggaggctaagagatggtgggtGGCTACGAGGTTATTAGAAGAGCAGAGGCCCATACCAGTGGTTATGACCTGGAGTCGATTTAGGGAGGTgttcttcaatagatattttccTGCTACCGTCAAAGAGGCTAAG TATGCAGCGAAATTTGTTGAGCTGATATGTTTTGCCCCCTACATCAtcccagatgaggtgaaaaaggcaaagatgtttgagaggggcttgaggcgAGAGATTTATAAACAAGTGGCAGTTTTGAAGCTGCAGGACTTCTCTAAACTTGTTGATAGAGCCATAGTAGTAGAAAAGAGTGAGCAGAAAGATATGGGAGCACCGAGCCAGAGGAAGAAGCCTACGCCTCCAGGTTTCTAG